One Clostridium novyi NT genomic window carries:
- a CDS encoding GntR family transcriptional regulator, translating to MKILISNSSGEPIYEQIASQIKSLILKNELKEGEILPSIRNLAKELGISVITTKRAYEELEKEGFTETVRGKGTFVAAQNKELMKENKLKIIEEKLLDAVSESKMLGLELDDLIKMLKILYEN from the coding sequence ATGAAGATATTAATATCGAATTCTTCAGGCGAGCCTATATATGAGCAAATAGCTTCTCAAATAAAATCACTTATTTTAAAAAATGAATTAAAGGAGGGAGAAATTCTTCCGTCTATAAGAAATTTGGCAAAAGAACTTGGAATAAGTGTAATTACAACTAAGAGAGCTTACGAAGAGCTTGAAAAAGAAGGATTTACAGAAACGGTTAGAGGAAAAGGAACATTTGTAGCAGCTCAAAATAAAGAGCTTATGAAAGAAAATAAATTGAAAATAATTGAAGAAAAGTTACTTGATGCAGTAAGCGAAAGTAAGATGCTTGGACTTGAGTTAGATGATTTAATAAAAATGCTAAAAATATTATATGAAAACTAG